From Cryptosporangium phraense, the proteins below share one genomic window:
- a CDS encoding general stress protein: MTIPVGPPTDSTNAVDRTLLASYGDYLSAQKAVDYLSDEKFPVEHTTIIGTDLRLVEQVIGRMTFGKAAIAGAGSGAWFGLFFGLLLGLFTDNSFGGWVALILTAIVIGAIWGAVFGLVAHSLTGGQRDFASRSSLAAGRYDVLVSTAYLNEAQRVLEGLR; this comes from the coding sequence ATGACCATTCCTGTCGGCCCACCGACCGACTCGACCAACGCCGTCGACCGGACGTTGCTCGCGAGCTACGGCGACTACCTGTCGGCGCAGAAGGCCGTCGACTACCTCTCTGACGAGAAGTTCCCGGTCGAGCACACGACGATCATCGGCACGGACCTGCGGCTGGTCGAGCAGGTGATCGGCCGGATGACGTTCGGCAAGGCGGCGATCGCCGGTGCGGGCTCGGGCGCCTGGTTCGGCCTGTTCTTCGGTCTGCTGCTCGGGCTGTTCACCGACAACAGCTTCGGTGGTTGGGTGGCGCTGATCCTGACCGCGATCGTCATCGGGGCGATCTGGGGTGCGGTGTTCGGGCTGGTTGCCCACTCGCTCACCGGTGGTCAGCGCGATTTCGCGTCGCGCAGTTCGTTGGCGGCGGGGCGTTATGACGTGCTCGTGAGCACCGCGTACCTGAATGAGGCGCAGCGGGTTCTCGAGGGCTTGCGCTGA